TGCGTCGGTCAGTGGGGGTTGTCGTCACCGGCGTCGCAGGAGCACTCCGCGCTCTCCACGATGTCGTCCAGATCCAGCACGGCGGTTACCGAGTGGGCGGCGACGGGTGGCGCCGCACGACGGGCCGAGGTCGGCGGACCGGGCAGAAGGTTCACCAGTACGGGCGGGGTCATGACGCTTTCTCCTTGTCTCCGTGTTGGCAGTAGCTGTGCAGCGGCGCCTTGGCTTCCTGGTAGTGCTTGGCCAGGGGGCGGCAGACCCGGCAGGTGCCGGACAGGGCGCAGCCCTCGCACCCACCGGTGCGAAGCATGAGGCGGTCGGCGATGGCGCCGAGCCGGGTGAGGCCGTCGATGCCTTCGGTCATGAGGTCGATCTGGTCGTCGCGGCCGACCTTGCAGATCGAGACCTTGGCTGCGGGTCGGCGTGGAAGAAGGTGTGTCCCGCGTTGCAGCCGGCGAACGGCTTGCGCTGCCGCAGGTGGGCGGCGGACTGGGCAAGGAGCGGTTCGCCGCCGCCGTAGATCGTGGGCGTCATATTCGTGTACGCGTGGTTCTCGACGTTCCACTCGTTGGCGAGGGCGGCCATTTCGTCGGCCTCGGAGGCGTTGTCCTCGGTCACCACGACGTTGATGCGCAGCGGCAGGCCCGCCTCGCGGGCGGCGTCCATGCCGCGCCGGAACGCCTTCCACGAGCCACGGCGCTGGGTGAGCGTGTCGAAGGACTCCTCGCTCGCCCCGTACATGCTGACGACCAGCCGGTAGGGCGGGCAGTCGTGGAAGAGCTTGAGGAGGTCGGGCCGCCAGAGCAGCGAGCCGTTGGTGGAGATGGTGAGCATCATCCCGGCCTGCCAGGCGTACCGGTAAGCACCCTGGAAGTGCGGGTCCATGGTGGGCTCGCCACCGTTGATCTGGAGCCAGAGGACTCCTGCCTCGCGCATGATGTCCAGCAGCCGCACCTTGTCCTCCCAGCCGAGCCCGGAGAAGGGCCGCTCGCCGAGGTAGCAGTGCTTGCAGCCGAAGTTGCAGCCGAGGTTGATCTCCCAGGAGGCGCGGCAGTAGCCGTACGGGGACGGTTCGCGAACCAGCACCGTGCTCTGGGCGGGTCGGCCGCTCAGGTCGAGGCCCCACACGTCGGCGGCGATGCGTGCCGCCCAGGCAGGCAGCGCCTCACCACGGGCGGCAGCGTGTCGGATGCCCTCGTAGTGGTCGGCGGGGATGCGTGCCCCGGCTCGCGCTCCGGGCCTGAGGAGCAGGTGCCCGTCGAGGAACGGGGATGCGATCAGAGCGTGGATCATGAGCTGCTGTCCTTCCGGATCATCGAAGGCGACGGCAAGCGTGCGCCCTGGTAGCCGACACGGCAGTAGATCTCGCCGAGTCCGTTGCAGGTGCCGCAGCTCTTGCCGGACGAGTCGGCGCCGCTTCCTCCGCAGTCCGCACAGCTCTCGTTGCGCGGGGGACGGGGCCGGGGGCGCCAGGTCAGGGTGGTCGGATTGGCGATCATCTGGTGCACGGGATCTCCGCCACGGCGTCCTGCCAGGTGTGTTGGTCGGCGTGGTCGGCGAACAGGCAGCAGCCCTCTCTGCCAGGCCCCGGGCTGACCACCGGGCAATCCGCGAACACGATCAGCTCCACCTCGGTCGCTCCTCGCCAGCGGAGCCACAATGCGGTCCCGTACTCGCCGAGGTCATCGAGAAGGCCGAAGTGCTCACCATCGCTGTGCGTGGCCAACTGGCGCTGCACAGCCCTGTCGACACATTCCGCAGCCCATCTCTCCCGCGCTTCCCGCACCAGGAGCAGCGGCACCCTGCGCCAGCGCGTGCACCGCATCACGACTTCGCCCGAGAGGGCGCCCCGGAGCGCTGGGGGCGGCCCGTGCACCGCGGGCACTTGCCGGTGGGAAGCGGCCGGGATCATCCGGGAACACCGGGTCGTCGCTCGCGCGTACCTCCGCGAGAGGCCCCCATGTCCGGCCGGAGTCACGGGAGACCCCGAGTGACATGAGGACTCTCTGTTCAGTGTTCGGGCTCTGCGTCCGTGCATTACCGTCCGGCTCGCCCGCCAGAGTCTCGTCTCTCGTCACCATGACCGAACTCCTCTGTGATCCCGATGCTCGTCCGGGGCAACATCCAGGAAAGCGCCGGGAGTCGAAGGTCTCCACGGCATCCATGCGGCAGGCTTGACGCAGATCCGTGCGCGCGAGCCGAGGGGCCAGAAGGCACGGGAAGGGATCGTCATGGGACTGGCGGAGCGGCGCAGGACCCTGGGTTACAGTCAGGAGAAGTTGGCCGAGTTACTTGGCGTGGACCGCACAACGGTCGGACGCTGGGAGAGCGGCAAGATCGCACCGCAGCCGCTCCAGAGACCAGGCTTGGCCGCCGCCCTTGAAGTCAGCCTCCACGAGTTGGACGACCTCCTTCGACCGCCAAGCGCCGAAGGCCGGGACGTCGCAGGGCAGGAGTCCAGCTACCCGAGCGCGGGAGACCCCGACGAGATGATCCGCCGTGAATTCCTCCGCGTCCTCAGCGTCACCTCGTCCGGTGCGCTCGGCGCCCGTAAGTTGATCGGCTCTGGCGGCTGGAACGCCATGGCCAACCTCATCGCGGTAGGCGACTTCTCCGGCGACGGGCGTCCCGATCTCGCCGCCGTGACCAACGACAAATACGTGATCGACGGCTTCCGGGGCCACTTCGGCTGGCTGGTCACCTACCGGGGGCTGGGTAACGGCCTGCTGGCGAGCGGTGAGCGGACCGATGGTGAGTGGTGGGGCCTCAACGGCTTCTGCTGAGCCCGTACGCGCGGACGGGAACGGGGTCGGGCGCGTACGGGTCCGGCCCCTCCGAAGGCGGTTCGCCAGTCGGCATCCCGCGCCGGTCAGGCGCTCTCGGTACGGCGACCATGAGGGCCCGGTGGTCCCCGTGGCCGGCGGTGCTGCTGCGTGCACCGCGATGAGGACGGGGCAACCGGACGGGATCTACCGCCCGGGTTGCTCCGGAGACGGGTCGAGGGCGGCCCTGCCGGGGTAGTCCGAGTCCTCGTGGGCCACCGGGAGGGGCCGGTGGCCTTCGGACCAGTGGTTGACCCAGCCGCAGACGGGGCATGCGTAGCGGCCGTCGATGCCGAACACCTCGGTGCCGCAGCGCTTGCAGTCGGTGCGGGTGATCTCTGCGCCGGTCTCGTCGGTGTCGAGGACGGGACCGGGGAGCCGTCCGGTCATGCGCGTGACTGTACCGGTGCGGGGGCCGGGCTGTGCCGGTACATCACTGTTCGACGGTCAGCGCCCAGCGGGCCGTGGTCGGAGCTGTGATCCGGATTGCGCCCTCCTTGGCGCTCGCCTCGTTCGTGTGGAACTCGTTGTACTGGCCGGTCACCTTGTCGCCGCAGGACAGTCCGAAGCTGAGGCCGATGGGTGCGACGGAGACGGTGAGGGGACCCTTGCCCCGGCAACTGATGTGGACGCCGATCCTGCCGGCATCTGTCGGCTTCAGCGGCAGGACGGCATTGCCGGCGCGCGAGGCGACCTGGATGACGGCCCTGCCGCTGAAGGGCGCGGGTGCCTCCGTGATGGTCTCGCCGGTCGAGTCAGCCGCTTGCGACGCGGCCGCGTCGCTCTTCGGGGGCGCGCTCGCCGTAGGCGGTTCCGCCGCTCTGCCGTCGTTGTCGGTACAGCCGACCGCGCCCCCTGCCAACGCGGCGATCAGCAGGCCCGCGGCGGTCAGGCGTGAAGCGGTCCCGGCGGACGTTCCCATGTGAAGCTCCCCCTGCATGCCCAAGTCGGTGTGTCAGGAGCGAAAATAGAGCCCACGGCTGACCACGCCACAGAGGAACCGGGCATTCCTGAGCAACTTCTGAGGTGCTCGCACCGCCCGCTCAGGAGTAGGTCATCGGGCAGCCATGGCGCAGGGTGTACTGAGCGGCTCGCCGACGCAGCGCGACATGGAATGCCGCGTCCAGGTCCGCACCCCATGGCCTGGCTTGGCGGCGGCCAGACTCCCGGCCGCGCCGTCCGTGCGCCAGGCCGTCAGAGCCAGGTGAGTGCCCGGCACCGGGATGTCCGGTGGCAGGGCTATGGCGGACGCCAGCCGTTCCATGCACGCCGGTATCCGGGGTGCTCCCACGATCAGGGTCCTGCCGTCCATGTCGTTCGCGATCGGCAGCACGATCTCCGGATCGAGGGAGAGCGGCATCAGCAACGTCCAGTCGCCGACCATGTGTCTCTCCCGGGACGGCAGGTGCTGCGCACACAGCGCGTTGAATCCGTCCATGGGTGGGCTGAGCTTCTCCTCGAAGCCCAGGGGCTCCCGTCCGGGCGGGGCGCGTACCGCGGCAGCCCCCGTCGTGCCGGCTCATCGTCCAGAGCC
This DNA window, taken from Streptomyces sp. SCSIO 30461, encodes the following:
- a CDS encoding helix-turn-helix transcriptional regulator, giving the protein MTQIRAREPRGQKAREGIVMGLAERRRTLGYSQEKLAELLGVDRTTVGRWESGKIAPQPLQRPGLAAALEVSLHELDDLLRPPSAEGRDVAGQESSYPSAGDPDEMIRREFLRVLSVTSSGALGARKLIGSGGWNAMANLIAVGDFSGDGRPDLAAVTNDKYVIDGFRGHFGWLVTYRGLGNGLLASGERTDGEWWGLNGFC